TATGCCGAAGCCTTTAGAAAAATAGTTCGGTTAAATCCCAATTCTCACCACCATCCTTATGACATAGATTGGCGCTTCTTCAGCTTTGCCTTAGGGGAGAGCCGGTGGTATTCGTCAAGGCTTTGTCAACTTTTAGGGCCTCCCAGAGAAAAGAATGAGGAAATAACAAAAAGACATCAGGACATTGCCGCGAGCTTGCAGCTCATGCTGGAAGAAGCCGTATTAGCGTTGGCTTTCTGGCTGCATCGGCACACCGGGCAGGAGTCGCTTTGTTTGGCCGGCGGCCTGGCGTTGAATTGCGCTGTTAATGGCCGTTTATTGCTAGAAGGGCCTTTCAAGAACATTTTTATTCAGCCGGCGGCTAATGACGCGGGCTGCAGTTTGGGCGCGGCTCTTTTGCCGGCATTTGCCGGACTTCCCGAGAGCAGGCGGGCGCCCCTGTCGGATGTCTATTTCGGACCAGCTTATTCCGATGAGAAGTGTCTCAGGGCTATAAAAATTGCCCGGTTAAAATATCAATATTGTTCGCAGCCTTCTGTTGAAGCGGCCCGCTTGCTTGCCCTGGGGAAAGTCATCGGCTGGTTCCAAGGGAGAATGGAATTTGGACCCCGGGCCCTGGGAAATCGCAGTATTATAGCCGACCCTTCAAAGCCGGAGATGAAAAATATAGTGAATGCAAAAGTAAAATTTAGAGAACCATTTCGTCCCTTTGCTCCGGCCATATTATTGGAAGATAGAGAGAGATTCCTAAGAGATTCTACCCCTTCTCCATATATGCTTTTAGCCTTTAAGGTTAAACCAGAAATGGCAAATTTAATTCCTGCTACTGTTCATTTAGATGGGACGGCCAGGGTTCAAACTGTAAGTCACCAGCAAAACCCGTTATTTTATGACTTAATTGTTGAATTTAGAAAGCTCACTGGTCTGGGGGCAGTGCTAAATACTTCATTTAACTTAAAAGGCGAACCAATAGTTTGTTCTCCTGAGGATGCTATATCTACCTTCCAGCGCAGTCAGATGGATTGCCTGTTTATAGGGCGCTACTTGGTAAAAAGGATTCAGTGAAAAATGAAAATTGTTTTATTGAACCCTCCTGGCAAAAAACTGTATTTGCGGGACAACTATTGCGCCAAAGTCTCCAAAACTGGCTATATCAATCCGCCGGTTGATTTAATTGTCATAAGCGGCTGGCTGTGGAATAAACACAAACTTAAAGCGGTTGATGCCATCGTCCAGAGGTTATCTCCACCAAAGACAATGTCCGAAATTCTGGCGTTTAAATCACAAGCAGCAATAGTCTTGACCAGCCGGCTTTCCTGGCCCGAGGATGTTATATTTTTAAGACAATTGAAGAATGAACTGCCAGATTTACTACTCATCGGTTGCGGCGATTTATTTTTAGCAAATTGGAGCAAAGAGGAGTGGCAATCTATATTTGAAGCGGTGATTTTTGATTATACCACTCCTAATTTAGCAAGATTTCTTGATGAGTTTGAGAAAAGGGTTGAGCATAGCTTTACTTATGAGGGAATAGCTTTTAAAAAAGACAATGGTAGTTGGGTAGGGAAGTGGCAGGCAGCGAGCGGCGAATATCGCATTCCCATATCCCAGCATGAACTCTTCCCACTGCGGCTTTATCGCCATCCTTTTTTAAGGCGTCTGCCATACACCGTGGTGGTCAGCGATTTCGGCTGCCCGTATCGTTGTAGTTTCTGTCTTTCAGGGGTCTTGGGCTATAAATTCAGGCCGGTTTCGGATGTGATTGAAGAATTGCTCTACTTGAAATCATTAGGAGTTAAAGAGATCTTTTTTGGCGACCAATGTTATGGAGTGCCGCGGGAGCGCAATGAAGAAATGATGAAAACAATGTTGGTTAATAATTTAAAATTTGGCTGGGGGTGCTATACCCGGATAGATGCGGTGGATAAGGAATTATTATCGTTGATGAAAAGGGCCGGCTGTCATACGATCGTCTTTGGCCTGGAGAGCGCCACGCCTGAAATATGCCGTCAGATTCATAAGGCAATAGATGTTGACCGCGCTAAAGAGGCGTTGAGCTGGTGTCAGAAGCTGAAAATTCAAACCGTAGCTACATTTATTTTTGGACTTCCCGGTGAAAGCAAAAAAGAATGTTTAAAAACAATGGAACTGGCTATGACTCTTAACTTAGATTATGCCTCGTTTAATCTGGCTACTCCTCGTCCTTTGAAAAGGGCATTAGGGATTAAAAGTATTACACAGGCACTAATCATAGCTCAAAATGCATTGGAACTTTTAAGAGAGAGTTTTAAGAAATGATTGCCGGTATAATGATACCCACTTATTGCGAGGCGAAAAACATTCGCCCGCTGGTGGAGGAGATTTTATCCTTGAACCTTGACTTGAAAATACTGATCGTGGACGATTGTTCTCCCGACGGCACCGGTTTGATTGCCCAAGAATTAGCCCGCCGGCATCCGGAGCGGGTGGCGGTGATGGAGCGGCTGACCGAGCGGGGCCGGGGAGTGGCCGGCCTTGCCGGATTCAAGGAGATATTGACCTGGCCGGCGAAGTACGTGGTCGAAATGGATGCCGACTTTTCGCACCATCCCCGCTATTTGCCGGCCATGCTGGAGGCGATGGAGGACTGCGACGTGGCGGTCGGTTCGCGGTTCGTCAGGGGGGGGCGCGATTGCGGACGGCCCTGGCTGCGCCGTTTGATAACTTTTTTCGCCAACATTTATATTCGCCGGATTTTAGAAATAAAGATTCGTGATGGCACATCGGGTTACCGCTGCTTCCGACGAGAAGTTTTAGAATCCATTGATCTGGACCATGCCATCTCTTTGGGGCCTTCGGTAGTCCAGGAAATTCTATACAAAGCTCATTTAAAAGGCTTTCGTTTGAAAGAGATACCCGTGGTCTTTATAGATAGAGTCCGGGGACGCTCCACCTTTAATTGGCAGGTCTTTATAGAAGGATTTTTGATGATTTTAGTATTGTGGTTTCTATTCTCGCGGATAAGAAGATTGCCGACGGCCGAGGAAATAGAACTGTATACTAATGAAATTTTGCGGAATTCAAGAACCGCTAACGAATGAAAAAATGTACGATCTGTCGGCATTACAACAACCACGAAGGCCTTTTAAGATGGCAGATAAAAAAGAAGAATTATATCATCACATCGTAGGTGGGAGGAAATTCCTTGAATTAGCGCTTTCGGTCATGAAGACTGAAGGCCAAAGAAGGCCCATCGGCATAATATTGGACGCGGGCTGCGGCTCGGGGAATTTGTGCCGGGCAATGGCCGAAGCGGGATATCAAGCGGTCGGGGTGGACATCTCGGCTTGCGCTATAGAAGAAGCCAAAAAACTTGCGGCCGGTCTTTCGGCAGAATTTGTCCAGGCTGATATTACTGCCTGGAATGAAACCCGAAGGTTTGACGCCGTGACATTTACTTACGCCTTGGAACATATTCCCGACCCGGTTCAAGCGTTGGCGCAGATTAAACGCCTGACCAAGCCGCAAGGCGTGGTTTTGATAGCCATACCCAATGGCCATGGCCCTTATGAGATATTCAGTCTGATTCCCAAAAAGCTTGGGCTGGCCAGGCGGCTAAGGCCGTTCTTTATAAATGATCCATTGGTTAGAAAGATGTTAGCCGGATTTAGCTCCAATTTTGAGGATAATCCCCACCTGCACTACTTTAGCCTGAATAAAGCAGTGGAACTATTTTTGCGGACCGGATTTGAGGTGGAGCGGTATTACAAAGTCGGGTCCTTTCTGCTCGCTTTGCATTTACCGGTAGTCAACCGCATCCTTCAACGGCGCCGGGCTTTTGAATTTTTCGATCGCTTAGACGGCGTATTTTCTAAACTGTTGCCGGCCCGGTTGGCCGCGGGTTGGCTGTTCGTCTTAAGACCGGGCAAAAAGTAAGGGCGGTAATTTATGAAAAACTTTAAAGAAATATTTATAAAAAACTGGCGGTGGCGCCTGGTTTTTGCGTCTGTAGTTTTATTGGTTCTAACGCTGTCAATAATTCCTGCTTCCGACCCTGATTTGTGGATAATCCTGAGCACCGGCCGGTTTATTGCGGAGACCGGCCAGATTCCAGCGATAGACGCCTGGAGCTATACCGCTTTGGGAGAGCCCTGGATAATGCATGAATGGCTCGCCAGTTTGCTCTTTTACGGCCTGTATTCTTTTGCCGGCATAAATGGAATTATTCTATTCAAGGCGCTCCTGCTGGTTATAATCTTTGCCGCCGTCCTGCTGTTGATGCGCAAGAAAAAGGTAAGCCCCATTATCGCCCTCCTGACCGCCGGATTGGCGGCGGCCGCGGCCCAAATCGGCTTTGCCGAGAGAATCCAAATATTCACCTTCGCCGCTCTTATCGGTCTTGTCTGGCTGCTGGAACTATTCAGGCAAAACCAGGTTTCATCCAAAATTTTCCTGCTGGTCATTGGAGCGGGCTTTGCCGTTTGGGCCAATTTGCATTTAGGCTTAGTCTTTGGATTATTTCTTTTGGCCGTTTCCTGTCTTGATGAAATTTTAGCGGGATTTTCAGGAAAAGGCTGGAAGAAGTTTAATCTCCTTTTGTTTGGGGCAACTATAGCCGCGCTGGTTACGGCCGTCAACCCTTACGGATTCCGGCTGCTATTTGAAGCCTTGAAATACCTCATTGATCCCGAGACGAGGAAATTCGCCGTCCTGATCGGTCAGACAATATCCGAGTATGGCCCCTTATTGTCCCCCATAATTTCCCAGCATCCTTTCGTGTTATACGGGATTATCTGGATGGGATTTTCCGGATTAGGATTAGGCTTAAATTGGCGTAAAGTCAAAATATCCGAAGCCGTAGTTTGGCTCATCTTGGCGGCTTTAACCTTGAAGGCAAGCCGGTATTTGTCTTTTTTAGTATTACTAACCATGGCGCCGACGGCGGTCCACTGGCATCAAGCGGCGGCGTCCTTTTTCCAAAAAAGACGGCTTCGGCAGCCCGTCGCTAGCGGTTTGAAAAATGCGGCATTGGCCACGGTTTGTGTTATGGGGGCGCTCGTCATCGGATACATCTTTCATTTTGGCTGGAACTCCGGCCGGGGGAGATGGGAACGCGCCGGCTGGGGATGGAAGCCCCGGGTTTTTTCCGAAAAGGCGGCGGCCTTTTTGAAAACTTCCGGGGACAATTCTCCGGCGTTTAACAGTTACCGGCTGGGCGGTTTTTTGTTATGGCATCGGGCGCCGGTATTTATTGACGGCCGCTTGAGCCCTTACCGGAAAATACTTTCCGATTATAATAAAATCATGCTGGGCAATCTTAATCTGCTTGATAAATACAAAGTTGATTGGCTGATAT
The candidate division TA06 bacterium DNA segment above includes these coding regions:
- a CDS encoding tetratricopeptide repeat protein, which translates into the protein MKNFKEIFIKNWRWRLVFASVVLLVLTLSIIPASDPDLWIILSTGRFIAETGQIPAIDAWSYTALGEPWIMHEWLASLLFYGLYSFAGINGIILFKALLLVIIFAAVLLLMRKKKVSPIIALLTAGLAAAAAQIGFAERIQIFTFAALIGLVWLLELFRQNQVSSKIFLLVIGAGFAVWANLHLGLVFGLFLLAVSCLDEILAGFSGKGWKKFNLLLFGATIAALVTAVNPYGFRLLFEALKYLIDPETRKFAVLIGQTISEYGPLLSPIISQHPFVLYGIIWMGFSGLGLGLNWRKVKISEAVVWLILAALTLKASRYLSFLVLLTMAPTAVHWHQAAASFFQKRRLRQPVASGLKNAALATVCVMGALVIGYIFHFGWNSGRGRWERAGWGWKPRVFSEKAAAFLKTSGDNSPAFNSYRLGGFLLWHRAPVFIDGRLSPYRKILSDYNKIMLGNLNLLDKYKVDWLILDYPETGQTSRLHQILSKCPDWALVFWDDVCLIYARRCGKQRDLIAKYEYRYVNPAAPDLEIAPDKFLPEIERRLREDQNLATPHLIAYNYYFYRQDWRMAEQCLMAGLKIDPDEGSLYNNLGNVWRTKGRLEEAIAAYRRAAKLDPNLSEAYCNWGYLMESRRFYEKAKKLYLTATKVAPSDPWPYNRLGIIEMKRGNRQKAVEYWRKGAAIDPASEAAKNLKNAGW
- a CDS encoding class I SAM-dependent methyltransferase is translated as MADKKEELYHHIVGGRKFLELALSVMKTEGQRRPIGIILDAGCGSGNLCRAMAEAGYQAVGVDISACAIEEAKKLAAGLSAEFVQADITAWNETRRFDAVTFTYALEHIPDPVQALAQIKRLTKPQGVVLIAIPNGHGPYEIFSLIPKKLGLARRLRPFFINDPLVRKMLAGFSSNFEDNPHLHYFSLNKAVELFLRTGFEVERYYKVGSFLLALHLPVVNRILQRRRAFEFFDRLDGVFSKLLPARLAAGWLFVLRPGKK
- a CDS encoding polyprenol monophosphomannose synthase, whose translation is MIAGIMIPTYCEAKNIRPLVEEILSLNLDLKILIVDDCSPDGTGLIAQELARRHPERVAVMERLTERGRGVAGLAGFKEILTWPAKYVVEMDADFSHHPRYLPAMLEAMEDCDVAVGSRFVRGGRDCGRPWLRRLITFFANIYIRRILEIKIRDGTSGYRCFRREVLESIDLDHAISLGPSVVQEILYKAHLKGFRLKEIPVVFIDRVRGRSTFNWQVFIEGFLMILVLWFLFSRIRRLPTAEEIELYTNEILRNSRTANE
- a CDS encoding radical SAM protein encodes the protein MKIVLLNPPGKKLYLRDNYCAKVSKTGYINPPVDLIVISGWLWNKHKLKAVDAIVQRLSPPKTMSEILAFKSQAAIVLTSRLSWPEDVIFLRQLKNELPDLLLIGCGDLFLANWSKEEWQSIFEAVIFDYTTPNLARFLDEFEKRVEHSFTYEGIAFKKDNGSWVGKWQAASGEYRIPISQHELFPLRLYRHPFLRRLPYTVVVSDFGCPYRCSFCLSGVLGYKFRPVSDVIEELLYLKSLGVKEIFFGDQCYGVPRERNEEMMKTMLVNNLKFGWGCYTRIDAVDKELLSLMKRAGCHTIVFGLESATPEICRQIHKAIDVDRAKEALSWCQKLKIQTVATFIFGLPGESKKECLKTMELAMTLNLDYASFNLATPRPLKRALGIKSITQALIIAQNALELLRESFKK
- a CDS encoding carbamoyltransferase, whose amino-acid sequence is MYFLGLTSGNHDSSAALVKDGELIAAAQEERFDRRKHSAAFPKQAVRFCLENAGISLAELTGVGFYWRPWASLYAKAFWLLKYFPYSLGLFKEGMNPHNFLKMQLIDEELKRSFGCSRTIPVRFYDHHLTHAASAFFLSPFERAAILTMDGSGEYLACGFYLGQGKSIKKCGGLPFPNSLGYLYSAVTEYLGFEKNEGEGTVMGLAAYGKPAYAEAFRKIVRLNPNSHHHPYDIDWRFFSFALGESRWYSSRLCQLLGPPREKNEEITKRHQDIAASLQLMLEEAVLALAFWLHRHTGQESLCLAGGLALNCAVNGRLLLEGPFKNIFIQPAANDAGCSLGAALLPAFAGLPESRRAPLSDVYFGPAYSDEKCLRAIKIARLKYQYCSQPSVEAARLLALGKVIGWFQGRMEFGPRALGNRSIIADPSKPEMKNIVNAKVKFREPFRPFAPAILLEDRERFLRDSTPSPYMLLAFKVKPEMANLIPATVHLDGTARVQTVSHQQNPLFYDLIVEFRKLTGLGAVLNTSFNLKGEPIVCSPEDAISTFQRSQMDCLFIGRYLVKRIQ